From Pleurocapsa sp. PCC 7319:
AACTCTCTCTATATCCCTACGGCTGAGATAGATAAAGATGTACCAGGCGATCGCCTGAAAAACACCAATTTCGTTCAGATTGAGTTGTTACTATGTCCGCTAGCGGTCAGACACAGCTAGAAAACTATGTCAAATTTTTAAGTTAATGGTTCTAACCGATTAAATTGAATATTTTCGATTGGTTGAAATCAAAAATATAACGGTATTATCCTAATTAATTTACGGCTATTGGGGAACTCTAGAAAACTAAACATCGAGCTTGATCCGAATTGGGTAAGATATCGACCAGCCAGTTAGGGGGTTTGGACGCTTGTTTGGTTGATCTGGACTTCTCTTAGTAGTTTTTATTCTTATTTGAAGATTACCGATAATATATTGAACCAGCAGAGACAAAAGGATTTAGAGACAACTGTTCTTGAAGGTTTGTATCCCCGTTGTGGCTCGGTTGAGGTCAAATACTACGAAGTAGAACGGAATCGAAAATTTAGCTTTAACTGTCATCGGTGTGGTTATGAAGCTACATATACAGCAAAAGAATTTGCGAGATTATCGGCTCATTGGTTGATAGATTAAAGTCACTTTTTACACCCGCTTCTCAAATTAAATATGATAGAGCAGTTGAAATCAGCATTTGAACAAAAGTGTCTAATTAAGTATGATTCCTAAAAGCCTTTTATTGATTAACGGTGATAATGATTTCAATACTCTAGTTAAGTTTGTTTTAAGATACGATACGAACTGGAATATTTTCACGGCTTTGAATGGGAAAGAAGGAATTTCTAAAGCACAAGTATATCAGCCAGATGTGATTTTACTTGATACATCAATGCCTAAACATGATGGATTAACTGTCTATTCCTTGCTCAAGTCTAATTGGACTACCTGTGCTATACCCGTTATTTTTTTAACAGCTATGGTGGGAATGAAGAAAATAATTACCTTGCGAATTACTGAAAATGCAGAGCTAATTACTAAGCCTTTTAATATTGTCAAACTAAAGAATGAAGTAATTAAGCTGTACGATCAGTATTCAACACTACGTCATTAGTTACTTATAAACTAAATTTCAGTAGGAAAAAAAAGTTTCCTCAAGATTGAATACTCCAGCAAGCAACGATATATTAGCAGCACTATCTCAACCAGAATACCAACGCTTCAGCGATCACTAGTAAATTTCAAAAAGCT
This genomic window contains:
- a CDS encoding response regulator gives rise to the protein MIPKSLLLINGDNDFNTLVKFVLRYDTNWNIFTALNGKEGISKAQVYQPDVILLDTSMPKHDGLTVYSLLKSNWTTCAIPVIFLTAMVGMKKIITLRITENAELITKPFNIVKLKNEVIKLYDQYSTLRH